Proteins encoded within one genomic window of Buteo buteo chromosome 30, bButBut1.hap1.1, whole genome shotgun sequence:
- the LOC142025838 gene encoding olfactory receptor 14A16-like, translating into MSNSSSTTEFLLLAFADTRQLQLVHFWLFLGIYLAALLGNGLIITTVACDHHLHTPMYFFLLNLSLLDLGSISTTVPKSMANSLWDSRTISYWGCAAQVFFFFFCATAEFYLLTIMAYDRYVAICQPLHYGTLLGSRACVHMAAAAWGSGFLSAVLHTANTFSQPLCQGNVVGQFFCEIPQILKLSCSRSYLREVGLLVLGVCLAFGCFVFILFSYVQIFRAVLRIPSEQGRHKAFSTCLPHLAVVSLFISTAVFAYLKPPSISSPSLNLVMAVLYSVVPPAVNPLLYSMRNQEIKDALRKMMNGCFSEAIN; encoded by the coding sequence atgtccaacagcagctccaccactgagttcctcctcctggcatttgcagacaCACGGCAGCTGCAGCTcgtgcacttctggctcttcctgggcatctacctggctgccctcctgggcaaCGGCCTCATCATCACCACTGTAGCCTGTGACCACCACCTCCACacccccatgtacttcttcctcctcaacctctccctcctcgacctgggctccatctccaccactgtccccaaatccatggCCAACTCCCTGTGGGACAGCAGGACCATCTCCTACTGGGGATGTGCTgcacaggtcttttttttctttttctgtgctacaGCAGAGTTCTATCTCCTCACCATCATGGCCTACgaccgctacgttgccatctgccaacccctgcactacgggaccctcctgggcagcagagcttgtgtccacatggcagcagctgcctggggcagtgggtttctcagtgctgtgctgcacacggccaatacattttcacaaCCGCTCTGTCAGGGCAATGTTGTGggccagttcttctgtgaaatcccccagatcctcaagctctcctgctcacgctcctacctcagggaagttgggCTTCTTGTGCTAGGTGTCTGTTTGgcatttggttgttttgttttcattcttttctcctatgtgcagatcttcagggccgtgctgaggatcccctctgagcagggacgccacaaagccttttccacgtgcctccctcacctggccGTGGTCTCCCTGTTTATCAGCACTGCAGTGTTTGCCTACttgaagcccccctccatctcctccccatccctcaaTCTGGTGATGGCAGTTCTGTACTCGGTGGTGCCTCCAGCAGTGAACCCCCTCCTCTACAGCATGAGGAACCAGGAGATCAAGGATGCCCTGAGGAAAATGATGAACGggtgcttttcagaagcaattaactga
- the LOC142025869 gene encoding olfactory receptor 14J1-like, producing the protein MSNSSSITEFLLLAFADTRQLQLVHFWLFLGIYLAALLGNGLIITAVACDHRLHTPMYFFLLNLSLLDLGSISTTVPKSMANSLCDTRAISYWGCAAQVFFFAFLISAEFYLLTIMAYDRYVAICQPLHYGTLLGSRACVHMAAAAWGSGFLNAVLHTANTFSLALCQGNVVGQFFCEIPHILKLSCSRSYLREVGLLVLSACLAFGCFVFILFSYVQIFRAVLRIPSEQGRHKAFSTCLPHLAVVSLFISTAVFAYLKPPSISSPSLNLVMAVVYSVVPPAVNPLLYSMRNQEIKDALRKMMNGCFSEAIN; encoded by the coding sequence atgtccaacagcagctccatcaccgagttcctcctcctggcatttgcagacaCACGGCAGCTGCAGCTcgtgcacttctggctcttcctgggcatctacctggctgccctcctgggcaaTGGCCTCATCATCACCGCTGTAGCCTGCGACCACCGCCTCCACacccccatgtacttcttcctcctcaacctctccctcctcgacctgggctccatctccaccactgtccccaaatccatggCCAATTCCCTGTGCGACACCAGGGCCATCTCCTACTGGGGATGTGCTGCACAGgtctttttctttgcctttttgatCTCAGCAGAGTTCTATCTCCTCACCATCATGGCCTATgaccgctacgttgccatctgccaacccctgcactacgggaccctcctgggcagcagagcttgtgtccacatggcagcagctgcctggggcagtgggtttctcaatgctgtgctgcacacggccaatacattttcactagCGCTCTGTCAGGGCAATGTTGTGggccagttcttctgtgaaatcccccacatcctcaagctctcctgctcacgctcctacctcagggaagttgggCTTCTTGTGCTTAGTGCCTGTTTAGcctttggttgttttgttttcattcttttctcctatgtgcagatcttcagggccgtgctgaggatcccctctgagcagggacgccacaaagccttttccacgtgcctccctcacctggccGTGGTCTCCCTGTTTATCAGCACTGCAGTGTTTGCCTACttgaagcccccctccatctcctccccatccctcaaTCTGGTGATGGCAGTTGTGTACTCGGTGGTGCCTCCAGCAGTGAACCCCCTCCTCTACAGCATGAGGAACCAGGAGATCAAGGATGCCCTGAGGAAAATGATGAACGggtgcttttcagaagcaattaactga